GACCGGTCTGGATGTCTCGGTCGGAGACGAGGTGGTTATAGTTGGTTCCCAGGGAGACGAGACCATAACCCCGGACGAGCTTGCCGGAGCGAGACATAACACCATAAACTACGAAATTCCCATAATGTTCAGCAAGCGGATTCCTAGGGTGTATGTGTAGCTGCAGGGCTTTTTTAAATATTGAAAATATATATTCTTGATATTTTTTGATCAAATTACGGGATACGGTTGGTATTGCCACCCAAATGGTGTTAATATCATCAAGGATTGTGGTCACCTTGCGACCTAAAGAGGTCGCATATTTTGCAGGAGGTGTATTTTCATGGCAGTGGTGAAACGTACTTCCGATAACGTACTGCTCGATACGGCCCTCAAGAACTTCTACGCCGCGACGGAGGAGATGGGACTCGAGGACGGACTGGTAGAGATACTCAGCCGTTCGGAGAGAAAGACCTGCGTCTCCATCCCGGTCGAGATGGACGACGGAACGGTCAAGGTATTCGACGGATTCCGCGTAGCTCACTCCTCGGCGGTCGGCCCGGCCAAGGGTGGCGTTCGCTTCCACCCCGAGGTCTGTCTTGACGAGTGCGAGGCTCTGGCTTTCATGATGACCTGGAAATGTTCCTTGGCCGGTATTCCCTACGGTGGAGGCAAGGGTGGAGTCTGTTGTAACCCTCTTGAGATCTCTCCCAAGGAGAAAGAACGCATCTGCAGGACCTTTGCCGCTCGGATCGAGCCGGTCGTAGGTGCCTGGACCGACATCCCCGCTCCCGACGTCAACACCGGTGGACAGGAGATGGTATGGTTTATGGATACCATCAGCAAGATGCGCGGACGCCTCGAGCCGGCGATCTTCACAGGCAAGCCCATCCCTCTGTGGGGTTCCAAGGGCCGTAACGCCGCTACCGGACTCGGAGTGGCTACCTGTGCCATCGAGCTGATGAACGCGCTCGACAAGCCAGTCAAGGGTGCGACCGTGGCCGTTCAGGGCTTCGGAAACGTCGGAACCTTCGCTGCCTTGACGATGATAGACGCAGGAGCCAAGGTCGTAGCCATCAGCGACATCACCGGAACCTACTATTGCAAGGACGGTCTGGACATCAAGAAGGCCTTCGATCATGTCTCCAACCATCCCAAGAAGCTTCTTGAAGGATTCGAGCAGCCCGGTCTTGAGAAGAGGGATCTCGCTGCCCTCGTAACGACCGAGTGCGACATCCTTCTGCCCTGTGCTCTTGAGGGAGCCATCAACGGTAAGAACGCCGACGAAGTCAAGGCCAAGTACATCGTAGAGGGAGCCAACGGCCCCATCACTCCCGAGGCGGACGCCGTTCTCGACGGTAAGGGGATCCTGGTCGTTCCTGATTTCCTGGCTAACTCCGGCGGAGTCATAGGCTCCTACTTCGAGTGGTGTCAGGACCTGGGCGGATTCTTCTGGACCCAGGAGGACTACAACAACCGTCTTCTCAGGATCATGAAGGACAACTTCAAGACGGTCTGGGATTACTCTCAGAGCAAGAACGTCAAGATGCGCAGAGCCGCCTTCATGGCAGCCATCCAGCGTGTCGCCGATGCCGTAAAGATGAGAGGCGTCTTTATGTAGAACCGAATATAAAGCTGTCTGAACGAGGCCGATCGATTTTTCGATCGGCCTCGTTTTTTTGTCTGTCGGGTTTGACAAATGGGAAGGTCGAGTTTAAAATATCAGTAATCGTTACTGATATTGATAGGAGGTCGCTAAATGTATCGTATAGGAGACAAGATCGAGGATATCAAGACCAACGCTTTTCATCAGGGAGACCTGAAGGAGATAAAAATGTCCGATTACGAGGGGAAATGGAAGGTTTTGTTCTTCTATCCCGCCGATTTTACCTTCGTATGTCCCACCGAACTGGGGGAAATGGCCGATTACTACGATAAATTCGTGGAGGAAGGGGCCGAGATTTTCAGCGTCAGCACCGACTCCGAGTTCGTCCATATGGCCTGGCACGAGGCTTCTCCGACGATAGCCAAGATTCGTTTCCCCATGTTGGCCGATCCCAGCGGCAAGATAAGCAGGGATTTCGGGGTATACTTGGAGGAGGATGGGGTAGCCCTGAGAGGGACCTTCGTGATCGATCCTCAGGGAGTGCTGAAGGCGGTGGAGATACACGATCTCGATATCGGCAGAAGTGCCAAGGAGGCTCTCAGAAAACTCCAGGCCGCTAAATTCTCCGCCGCACACGGTCAGGTTTGTCCCGCAAGCTGGGAACCCGGTGACGAGGGAATGGTTCCAGGGAAGGATCTTGTAGGAAAAATATAGAAGGAGATGGTATCATGGGTTCCGAGGAAAAAATTCTGGAGGCTCTTTCCGAGAAGGCCATGAAAGCCGGAGAGCTAGCCGAATCTATCGGTCTGGAGAAGGACGATGTCTCCAAGGCGTTGAAGACCCTGAAGGCTCAGGGCAGGGTGGTATCCCCTAAACGCTGTTATTACGGACTCCCGGAGTAGGTGATTCTATGGCCATGCAGAGAAGATCGAGACAGAGGGACGCCATACTCAAGGTCCTTGAGGTTGAGGGAGTTCACCCTACCGCTGAGGACGTTCTCGCGGAGGTCCGCAAAGAGATCCCCAACGTCAGTCTCGGAACGATCTACAGGAATCTAGATCAACTCTGCGAGGCCGGACTGATCTGGAAGATCCAGATGGAGGAGGGGCCCTGCCGCTACGAGGGCAATCTGGACGGACACCTTCATGCCGTCTGTCCCATATGTGGAGAGATAAGGGATGTCTGGCCCTCCGGGGATCCCATAGCCCGCGATTCGCTCCCGAAGGAGTTCGCCGAGGCGGAATACAGGCTTCTGCTTATATCTCCATGTGAAAGATGTCGTTGCAAGGCTTGAAAAAGAGTAGGTCCGACCTTAAGGTCGGACCTACTCTTTTTCGTCGAGTTTTAAGGGTTCAGCCTGTAGATGGTCCTGGGCCAGGGAATTACCTCTCTGATGTGATGTAGACCGCATATCCAGGCTATGGTGCGTTCCAGACCGATCCCGAATCCGCTGTGGACGAAGGTGCCGTATCTGCGAAGGTCGAGATACCAGCCGTAGGAATCCATGTCCAGGCCGTCCGATTCCATCCTGGCGGTCAGTTTATCCAGGTCGTCCTCCCTCTGGGATCCTCCGATGATCTCTCCGTATCCCTCCGGAGCCAGCAGGTCGGCACAGAGCACTGTCTCTTTGTCGTCGGGGTTTTCCTTCATGTAAAAGGCCTTGGCCCCCTTGGGGTAGCATTCTACGAAGATGGGCCGGTCGTACTGCTGGGTCAGTATCGTCTCGTCCTCGGCCCCCAAATCGTCTCCGAATTTTATGGAGCTTCCCAATTCGTTGAGTTTCTTCACCGCATCCCTGTAGGATATGCGGTAGAACGGACCTTCTAGGACCGACTTGAGTGGGGAGAGTTCCCTCTCCAGGAGGGCCAGCTCCTCTTTGCAGTGTTCCAACACCTGTTCCACCGTATAGCTTACCAGGGCTTCCTGAAGGTCCATGTTGTCCTTATGGTCGTAGTAGGCCACCTCGGGCTCCAGCATCCAGAACTCGGTGAGGTGCCTCCTTGTCTTGGATTTTTCCGCCCTGAAGGTGGGGCCGAAGCAATAGACCTTGCCGTAAGCAGCTGCCGCCGCCTCAGCGTACAGTTGTCCAGTCTGAGCCAGATAGGCCTTCTGGTCGAAGTAGTCCAGTTCGAAGAGACCGGAAGCTCCCTCCCCGATGGCTCCGGTTATTATGGGGCTGTCCACCAGGAGGAAGTCTCTGTCGTGGAGGAACTGTCTCCAGGACCAGACTATCCTCTCCCTTATGGTCATGATGGCCCTCTGTCTCTGGCTCCTCAGCCAGAGATGGCGGTTGTCCAACAGGAAGTCCACCCCGTGGTCTTTCTTGCCTATGGGATATTCGTCGGTCGGGTTGTGATTCACCTTTATGTTGGAGACTGTGAGCTCCACTCCCGATGGGGCCCTGTCGTCGGATCTGACCGTCCCGGTTATCTCCACCGACGCCTCCATCCAGAGTTTCTTGGCCGCTTCGAATTCTTCCGGAGAGACCTCTTTTTTTACCATGACGGCCTGTACGAATCCCGATCCGTCCCTTATCTGGAGGAAATGTATTTTTCCGGAGCTTCTTTTGTTGTACATCCATCCTCTGATACTAACCTCTTCTTCGACGTGTTGCGGCATGTCCTTGATAGTGATCCACGGTGCTGCCATAAGCGAGACCTCCTCGTCGGATTTCGATCTTCCCGAAATAGGGCATGTATATGATACACTAAGTTTGAGATTTCATTTTGCAATGGTGGGAGGGGTTCCGTTGGATCTACCTAGACTTCTTATAGCCGATGAACGGAGAGGGGGGACTATTCCTCCTGGTATAGTTATCGCTGCCACGTTGAAGTCCCTAGGGATTCCTCTGAGGCTTTTTTGTGGCTGTATGGACGAGAGTTATCTCAGGATGTTATCTCTCGGTTGCGAGCAAGAGGTGTTCTCTATCGACCCTTTCCAGTTTCGGAGCGAGGCGGATCTTCGTCTTTTCTTCGGCACTGTAGCCAGGAGCGACAGCCTCAACCTGGTGTTATCACCTCTTGGATCGATGGTTTCGGAGGACCATATGTCGGTGGATAGAGGTACCGCCGATTTGGCCCGGATGTTGGGCGTAGGGCTGTTGGCCCTCCCCCATGCCAACCCGGTGGCCTCTCTAAATTCGAGGATAATGACGGGTGTCTACGAGGATCTGAAGGAAAGTGATGTCGAGGTTTACGGGGTTCTTTTTTCATCGGTCTTGAACCCTCGGGAGTTTCAGCTGTTGGAGGTCGAGCTTGGGAGGATGGTCCCGTCGATGTCCCTCGGTTACATACCCCGTTATATGGAACGAAGGTCTCTATCCCTGGTGGAGCTTTGCTCCGATCCCAGAGTGGCCCAGCCGATCAAGACCCTGGGACATCAGCTCAAGGGCATGACCGGACAGATCGATTGGGAGGCCGTCTTGGCTTTTGGGAAACGTTCGCTGGATATGTCCGTGCCGGACAGACGGATCGAGCCTATCGCAGGAAACCCCCTGGTCTCAGTGATCACCGATCATTCCACATCCCTCGGACTGGAAAACGACCTGCTTTTTTTCAAGACCATCGGCTGTAGGGTGGAACAGGTTCCCCTGCTTCAGGGTACCATTCCCCATGGTGCCGCAGTGGTCTACGTACCTCACGGTCTGCCCCACGTGGCGATGAAAAGACTTCAGCTGAACGAAAAACTGTACAATCAGATAAAGAGCATGCCTGTTAGGAGGGCTTCCGCCTTAATCAACGGTGGTTTGTCCGCGCTGTGGGGCAAGTGGTATGCTTTATCCTCCGAGGCCA
The Dethiosulfovibrio russensis DNA segment above includes these coding regions:
- a CDS encoding Glu/Leu/Phe/Val family dehydrogenase; the encoded protein is MAVVKRTSDNVLLDTALKNFYAATEEMGLEDGLVEILSRSERKTCVSIPVEMDDGTVKVFDGFRVAHSSAVGPAKGGVRFHPEVCLDECEALAFMMTWKCSLAGIPYGGGKGGVCCNPLEISPKEKERICRTFAARIEPVVGAWTDIPAPDVNTGGQEMVWFMDTISKMRGRLEPAIFTGKPIPLWGSKGRNAATGLGVATCAIELMNALDKPVKGATVAVQGFGNVGTFAALTMIDAGAKVVAISDITGTYYCKDGLDIKKAFDHVSNHPKKLLEGFEQPGLEKRDLAALVTTECDILLPCALEGAINGKNADEVKAKYIVEGANGPITPEADAVLDGKGILVVPDFLANSGGVIGSYFEWCQDLGGFFWTQEDYNNRLLRIMKDNFKTVWDYSQSKNVKMRRAAFMAAIQRVADAVKMRGVFM
- a CDS encoding peroxiredoxin, whose protein sequence is MYRIGDKIEDIKTNAFHQGDLKEIKMSDYEGKWKVLFFYPADFTFVCPTELGEMADYYDKFVEEGAEIFSVSTDSEFVHMAWHEASPTIAKIRFPMLADPSGKISRDFGVYLEEDGVALRGTFVIDPQGVLKAVEIHDLDIGRSAKEALRKLQAAKFSAAHGQVCPASWEPGDEGMVPGKDLVGKI
- a CDS encoding helix-turn-helix domain-containing protein; the encoded protein is MGSEEKILEALSEKAMKAGELAESIGLEKDDVSKALKTLKAQGRVVSPKRCYYGLPE
- a CDS encoding Fur family transcriptional regulator; translation: MQRRSRQRDAILKVLEVEGVHPTAEDVLAEVRKEIPNVSLGTIYRNLDQLCEAGLIWKIQMEEGPCRYEGNLDGHLHAVCPICGEIRDVWPSGDPIARDSLPKEFAEAEYRLLLISPCERCRCKA
- the asnS gene encoding asparagine--tRNA ligase; this encodes MAAPWITIKDMPQHVEEEVSIRGWMYNKRSSGKIHFLQIRDGSGFVQAVMVKKEVSPEEFEAAKKLWMEASVEITGTVRSDDRAPSGVELTVSNIKVNHNPTDEYPIGKKDHGVDFLLDNRHLWLRSQRQRAIMTIRERIVWSWRQFLHDRDFLLVDSPIITGAIGEGASGLFELDYFDQKAYLAQTGQLYAEAAAAAYGKVYCFGPTFRAEKSKTRRHLTEFWMLEPEVAYYDHKDNMDLQEALVSYTVEQVLEHCKEELALLERELSPLKSVLEGPFYRISYRDAVKKLNELGSSIKFGDDLGAEDETILTQQYDRPIFVECYPKGAKAFYMKENPDDKETVLCADLLAPEGYGEIIGGSQREDDLDKLTARMESDGLDMDSYGWYLDLRRYGTFVHSGFGIGLERTIAWICGLHHIREVIPWPRTIYRLNP